The following coding sequences are from one Candidatus Methanoperedens sp. window:
- a CDS encoding DUF1622 domain-containing protein, whose protein sequence is MEIIDISSILFAYIGAAIILYGGILTIIKTLQLELKRSIELSFHDIRRDFTHKIVFGLDFLVASDILKTIVAPSQEEIIFLGATVSIRTVMGYFLTKEATEFDSSRKEVC, encoded by the coding sequence ATGGAAATCATAGATATATCGTCAATACTTTTTGCATATATTGGAGCTGCAATTATACTTTACGGAGGGATTTTAACAATAATCAAAACTTTGCAATTGGAATTGAAAAGGTCAATAGAACTCAGTTTTCATGATATTCGCAGAGATTTCACACATAAGATCGTATTTGGATTGGACTTTCTCGTTGCCAGTGATATTTTGAAGACAATTGTTGCTCCCAGCCAGGAAGAGATTATCTTTCTTGGCGCTACTGTCAGCATCAGAACGGTGATGGGGTACTTTTTAACGAAGGAGGCGACCGAGTTCGATAGCAGTAGAAAAGAGGTTTGTTGA
- a CDS encoding saccharopine dehydrogenase NADP-binding domain-containing protein has product MKIIVLGGYGEMGRITVIDLLETFKGKIVVAGRNEEKAKMFAESFNSKNIMHAKADADEVEKMIELLKGSDVVINATQYTTNLQVMEAALSAGVNYVDLGGLFHMTKKQLKLDSSFKKKNILAVVGCGATPGITNIMAAYGSGFLDAIDSIRVYFADKDYTKYSMPFVVPYSMRTIFDEFSMEPAIFSGGKIRFVKPLTGEEEIEFPSPVNSATCFYTLHSEVATFPSSFKDKGIKNCSFKGGFPKEFVERIKFLIDTGFASTTPVKYKNFDVVPLDFTVSLLNRFIPEKDRIKDVEFLRVELRGKSNRKTRNVVVYCESRSNSRWNIPAGTWDTGVPPSIIAQMITEKKIEKRGVMPPELCINPELFFGELAKREIYLSFQENQESMRSLTGAKRH; this is encoded by the coding sequence ATGAAAATTATCGTCCTGGGCGGATACGGGGAAATGGGGAGGATAACGGTAATTGATCTATTGGAAACATTCAAAGGAAAGATTGTCGTTGCAGGCAGGAATGAAGAAAAAGCAAAAATGTTTGCAGAATCCTTCAACAGTAAAAATATCATGCATGCAAAAGCAGATGCCGATGAAGTGGAAAAAATGATAGAACTCCTGAAAGGCTCTGATGTTGTAATCAATGCAACCCAATACACCACCAATTTACAGGTAATGGAAGCGGCGCTTTCCGCAGGAGTGAATTATGTTGACCTTGGCGGTCTTTTTCACATGACCAAAAAGCAATTGAAATTGGATTCAAGTTTCAAAAAGAAAAATATTCTTGCTGTTGTGGGATGTGGTGCAACGCCAGGAATTACAAACATAATGGCTGCCTACGGTTCGGGATTCCTTGATGCCATAGACTCCATACGTGTGTATTTCGCTGACAAGGATTATACGAAGTACAGTATGCCATTTGTGGTTCCATACTCGATGCGTACGATATTTGATGAATTTTCAATGGAACCGGCGATATTCTCTGGCGGAAAAATAAGATTCGTGAAGCCCCTTACCGGGGAAGAGGAAATCGAGTTTCCTTCACCTGTGAACAGTGCTACATGTTTTTATACGCTCCATTCAGAAGTCGCTACTTTCCCTTCATCGTTCAAAGATAAAGGTATCAAGAATTGCAGCTTTAAAGGTGGTTTCCCGAAAGAGTTTGTTGAAAGAATTAAGTTCCTCATAGACACCGGTTTTGCGTCAACAACTCCTGTGAAATATAAGAACTTTGACGTTGTTCCCCTTGACTTTACCGTCAGTTTGTTGAACAGGTTTATTCCGGAAAAAGACAGGATAAAAGATGTAGAGTTCCTGAGAGTGGAATTGAGGGGAAAGAGCAACCGAAAGACAAGGAATGTGGTAGTATACTGTGAATCAAGATCAAACTCCAGGTGGAATATACCAGCAGGTACCTGGGATACCGGCGTGCCGCCGTCAATAATCGCACAAATGATTACCGAAAAAAAAATTGAAAAGCGTGGTGTCATGCCTCCTGAACTGTGTATAAATCCCGAATTGTTTTTTGGGGAGTTGGCAAAACGCGAAATTTATCTTTCATTTCAGGAGAACCAGGAAAGCATGCGAAGTCTCACTGGTGCAAAAAGACATTAA
- a CDS encoding aspartate aminotransferase family protein: MTKQFKLDKSMAMYTEASKIIPGGVGSNARLMKSVCHEFGPCSIFIEKAFGSHIWDVDGNEYVDYRLGYGPVILGHSYRKIHTAVHKADEKGLVYASDNELMIDVAKTVIDFVPSIDMLRFAGSGTEATMGAIRVAKAFTKKDKIIKFEGHYHGWHDAVAFSTKPGYQSPREAIPASWGISKGMSQYTLVCEWNKPEEIEYIVKENYKDVAAIITEPVMGNCSAIPPANGYLKYLKELCEEYDIILIFDEVKTGFRLGKGGAQELFGVYPDLSTFAKSLGNGYPIAAFGGRKDIMELIGPGKVMHGGTYSANPVSLTASKATLEELEKDSVWAHLENYGKSMMKGIDEILDDHKIPHVVHGYPTMFQYLFTEKEKIINYRDLAHCDMKQFTKVQYELLKRGIMIDEDGEEAIYTSYSHSKDDLNKTLEALSESIGAMK, translated from the coding sequence ATGACAAAACAATTTAAGTTGGATAAATCAATGGCGATGTATACGGAAGCCTCGAAAATCATCCCAGGAGGAGTGGGATCAAACGCAAGGCTCATGAAAAGTGTCTGTCATGAGTTCGGACCCTGCAGCATTTTCATTGAAAAAGCTTTCGGGTCTCATATCTGGGATGTAGATGGAAATGAATATGTAGATTACCGGTTGGGTTATGGCCCGGTCATACTTGGTCACAGTTATAGAAAAATACATACAGCTGTGCATAAAGCAGATGAGAAGGGTCTGGTATATGCTTCTGATAATGAGCTTATGATCGACGTGGCAAAAACAGTAATAGATTTTGTGCCATCAATTGATATGCTCAGGTTTGCGGGCTCTGGAACAGAGGCAACGATGGGAGCAATACGGGTCGCCAAGGCATTCACAAAAAAGGACAAGATAATAAAGTTCGAGGGGCATTATCACGGATGGCATGATGCTGTTGCGTTTTCCACGAAACCCGGATATCAATCCCCAAGAGAAGCAATTCCTGCTTCATGGGGTATTTCAAAGGGTATGTCTCAATATACGCTGGTTTGCGAGTGGAATAAACCAGAAGAAATTGAATATATTGTGAAAGAGAATTACAAGGATGTTGCAGCAATAATTACAGAACCAGTTATGGGAAATTGCTCTGCCATCCCTCCGGCAAACGGCTACCTGAAATATCTAAAAGAACTGTGCGAAGAATATGATATTATCCTAATTTTCGATGAAGTAAAGACCGGATTCAGGCTTGGGAAAGGTGGAGCTCAAGAGCTCTTTGGGGTATATCCAGATCTTTCGACGTTTGCAAAATCACTGGGAAATGGATATCCAATAGCAGCTTTTGGGGGAAGAAAAGATATTATGGAGCTGATAGGACCCGGGAAAGTCATGCATGGCGGTACATATTCTGCAAATCCAGTTTCGCTTACTGCCAGCAAGGCTACTTTAGAAGAACTTGAAAAGGATAGCGTATGGGCTCATCTTGAAAATTATGGGAAAAGCATGATGAAAGGCATCGATGAAATCCTTGACGACCATAAAATCCCTCATGTTGTCCATGGTTATCCAACAATGTTCCAGTATCTCTTTACAGAGAAGGAGAAAATAATAAATTATCGAGACCTCGCTCATTGTGATATGAAACAGTTTACAAAGGTCCAATATGAACTCTTAAAGAGAGGTATTATGATCGACGAAGATGGCGAGGAAGCGATATACACCTCATATTCCCATTCTAAAGATGATTTAAACAAAACACTGGAGGCATTGAGTGAATCTATTGGTGCAATGAAATGA
- a CDS encoding aminobutyraldehyde dehydrogenase, producing MIEKYKMFIGGKWVDSISGEFFDVINPATEEKIARVPLGTKEDAKTAIDAARDAFDSGIWSNKTPAERSQILWKLADIVEANVENLARLESMNTGKTIKYSKDSDFPFIIDNLRFFAGAARMLEGSAASEYTGLGMSIIRREPIGVVVGVVPWNYPLYIAIWKLAPALAAGNTIILKPATYTPLTLLEFAKLADKVGLPKGVLNVITGPGDKIGEELATSPGVDMISLTGDTSTGKKIMQMASGNLKKVHLELGGKAPFIVMGDADIDAATEGAVAGAFLNSGQDCTAATRIYVHESIHDAFIDLLVKKTSKIRIGDPFGEKIDMGPLISGRQRERIESYVKSGIEGGANLVYGGKRPENLKKGYFFEPTIFTNVEQKMKICQEEIFGPVLSVSRFSSIDEVISKANDVVYGLASSVWGKDITNLIRIASKLKFGTVWINEHGLLTSEMPHGGFKQSGTGKDLSIFSLEEYTIIKHVYIDQTGLVRKPWYYTVFGEK from the coding sequence ATGATAGAAAAATACAAAATGTTTATAGGTGGGAAGTGGGTTGATTCAATATCCGGAGAATTTTTTGATGTTATAAATCCTGCAACCGAGGAAAAAATCGCCCGGGTCCCGCTTGGCACAAAAGAAGATGCAAAAACTGCAATAGATGCAGCAAGAGATGCTTTTGACTCTGGTATCTGGTCTAATAAAACTCCAGCGGAGCGTTCCCAGATTCTCTGGAAGCTGGCAGATATTGTTGAGGCGAATGTTGAAAACCTTGCCAGGTTGGAATCAATGAATACAGGCAAGACAATAAAATACAGCAAAGATTCTGATTTTCCTTTTATAATCGATAATCTCAGGTTTTTCGCCGGCGCTGCCCGGATGCTGGAGGGCAGTGCTGCTTCAGAGTATACTGGATTGGGCATGAGCATAATCAGAAGAGAGCCCATTGGAGTCGTTGTAGGAGTGGTTCCCTGGAATTATCCCTTATACATAGCAATCTGGAAACTTGCGCCTGCGCTGGCAGCCGGGAATACGATAATACTCAAACCTGCGACCTATACTCCGCTGACACTTCTTGAGTTTGCTAAATTGGCGGATAAGGTAGGACTACCAAAAGGCGTTCTCAATGTTATAACAGGTCCGGGAGATAAGATCGGAGAAGAACTTGCAACGAGTCCCGGGGTGGATATGATCTCTTTGACCGGTGATACTTCTACAGGGAAGAAGATCATGCAAATGGCATCTGGTAACCTGAAAAAAGTACATCTGGAACTCGGGGGCAAAGCACCGTTTATCGTTATGGGTGATGCAGACATCGATGCAGCAACAGAAGGAGCAGTGGCTGGAGCTTTCCTGAACAGCGGACAGGATTGTACGGCTGCAACAAGAATTTACGTTCATGAAAGTATTCATGATGCATTTATCGATCTATTGGTAAAGAAAACGAGTAAAATAAGGATAGGGGATCCATTTGGGGAAAAAATCGACATGGGTCCTTTGATATCAGGACGACAGAGGGAAAGGATTGAATCGTATGTGAAATCCGGAATAGAAGGCGGAGCCAATCTTGTTTATGGGGGTAAAAGACCTGAGAACCTGAAGAAAGGCTATTTCTTTGAACCTACCATTTTTACAAATGTAGAACAGAAAATGAAAATCTGCCAGGAAGAAATTTTCGGCCCTGTATTATCTGTTTCCAGGTTTTCAAGCATTGATGAGGTAATTAGCAAAGCGAATGATGTTGTCTATGGATTGGCATCTTCAGTCTGGGGAAAAGATATTACAAACCTTATCAGGATTGCCAGCAAACTGAAATTTGGAACTGTCTGGATAAACGAGCACGGGTTGCTTACTTCTGAAATGCCGCATGGTGGCTTTAAACAGAGCGGAACGGGGAAAGACCTGTCAATATTTTCACTTGAGGAATACACAATAATTAAGCACGTTTATATCGACCAGACCGGTCTTGTCAGAAAGCCATGGTATTATACCGTTTTTGGAGAAAAATAA